The genome window GAGCACACACATAACTTCTTATACCACTTTCCACATCTATTTTAATAGGCGGCTATTTAGAATTTAAGTCTGATGTGTCCCATTTTTAAGCCCCAATAGTTAACTCTAGTTCCTTTTTTGAAAGTTTAAACAAACTTGTGCTTACATTGTGTATAGTCCTTCTGGTTAAAAAGtttttatcagaaatattttcataccTTGAATGTGTAGTATATATATGATAAATTCATGTTCACTATAAGCAAAATcctatatatttaaaaattagaatATTACTTTTACACTCCATACcttaagaagaaaatcagtctACAATATATCTGTGTACAAAACACAACTCCTAAAATGTTGTTCACAAAACTTAGTGTATTGCACCTAGAAGCATacagcatttttctctccttcttagTCAGGTCTTTAATAGAgtattaagttaaaaaaaaaaagaaagccctgGTTTTGGGCTTCTGGGTGCCTACTGATCACTGCAGTGTACTTTTCTGTGTATGACTGGAACGATCTCTTCTACAGTCTGTTTAGAGATTAGATGAAAAGCAGTATAAATAGATGATCATCACTACTGTTGTTCAGTCATAAGTCATCTTGCAATGAGGTGACTTGCGGAAGATATGTCAATTTAGGAAACAACTAATGAACAAGAGTAATTGCTTTGTCTCAGTTCTTACTCAGAACAGACAGCCAACAGACAACTGGTTCCAAGAGGAGAGGCAAACACAGTGCAAGGCAGTCATCAGATATAAGGAGGAATAACTTGAACAAGCTGAGGGaaagcagatgaaaagaaaagaacatagAGTCCGGAAGAGAGAGGTCTGTCAAAAGCTGAGCTTTGAGATTCAATTATTCCTTATCTGTTGGGGCTCTGTCTTACAAAAAACTTAATCTTGATAACTATACTACGACATTTTACTACTAGTTATGTTATGAAACTTTTCTGTGGAAGTTGAATCTATTTTATAAGGCtgcctttcatttatttattgctgcTGTTATATCTGATAAGCATTACGTTTTCAATCACCACTTTCTTCTGTAcatgtgaaaaataattcttaccTCGTAGGGACAAAATCCTGAAGCCAGAAATAGGAGATCAATGTTGAAAGTATAATAGAGAGAGAAGTTGCAAATCCCTTTAAAATGTTGTCTGCATATTTTATAACAGCAGCAATCACCAGGCCTCCAAGTGCCTGAAAAATATTGAAGTTTGGATCTGCAACACAGTAATTCCACTGAGAATATCTATGTTAACAAAACAGTCATGTTTTAGGAAAAGCCTTTGTCTATGTCTAGAAATGTTACAATTGTTTTACGTTACGTAAATCCACTTCATTCCCCAATAGAGAAGTTGTTTATTATGCtattaaatacattattaaaacattattaaaattaGCAGAAAAAATTTGTACTATACATTTTTAGCTGTGGGAGAAAGGGCAcgtatgtatttaaaaaaatctatatatttttaagcattgcaaatgcagtaatttttgcaaatgaaataatttacatAATTTAATGTTGCACAACAATCATATACCTGCTCTGAATTCCCAAGTTTTTATTTAGAAGCCTTTTCTAACAGTGCTACATCAGACTTTTGACTACAGACATCCCAGTAGCTTCACTTGCACTCATTCATTTCCCCTACCATTTACAGAAGGGCAATCTCCAAATGACAGAAACATAATGTATCTTACCTGTAGAACAACAACTATCCAAGTGAGTTTATTATATCCTtgaaaaaatccatttttggacagctgctctccatcatatatatatacacccaTCAGTCCAAAAATGCTGCCAAAGAATCCTGGAAGTACGAGATTGATTTATAAGTTTCAGGTGAAAAACATGCAAACAGGTTTCCTGTCCTCAACCACTGGTCACACacatctgattttaaaataggaATGCTACTTGCAGCATCACATCCAAATGCAAACAGTGTTCAGATagataatttcttttaaaaagcaattttctacCCTTATCAGAAGTTTTGTCTGTCTTCACTAGGAGTCTTTCATATGCATATCTTTCATTGCTTTCTACTGGAATGAAGAGATTCTTCAGTTCACTTAGTTTACCAGCAGAGACGATGTCAAAAGAAGCAACTGAGAGGAGATACAAAGTTTATAATTTGGTGAATATGGTTTTCTACTGTTAGGAGGGAATTTTCTGTAATCCCCTCAGGAATGAAAGTGATGGAGACATCTCCTCTATGACTGATCTAGGCTCTATTCCTCTCTGTTCTGTGAAAAGCTGACCACTATTTTCATTGCATTTCCTTCCATCTGAAAAGTTGGACATTGCTTTGAGTGAAATGAAACCTTCCACTTGAcacaaaatacttctttttggaaatgtaattaaaaattcagATTTGATTCACAATAAACTaattatttcccctttttttttttccaattgatCTGCTGAAATAGAGGAATGATAAAGCAACTACTTACACATTCCTAATAAGACACTGGTACATATCTAAAAAACTATCCAACTTTTGTTTCCGTTTTTTCTACAATCTCTAAggatatgaaaatgaaaattaggtTTGACataagtttttttgttgttttgagtAAAGCTCTATTTCAAAGCTCTCGCTTATGATTCACTTGCTCCTGAATGACAGTGCCTTAAGTGAGTAGCTATCTGGCACTCACAGGAAGGATACACTGAGGTGCTCTTGAAATTAACTCTGCTGCATTAATATCCAGGCTCTAGAAGATACAGAACTACTTTGGAAAGAGAAGGTATTCCCTTACTGAGATGTACACAATAGGTAAGAACATTAAAAGTTAGGATGAACGtttgtacatacatacatatagtTAATTGGTGATTATTCAGacaattaaaacaaactgaTCTTCGCACTGAAATAATCGTAAATTCATTACCTCATCTTTATTCACAAACATGCATGcttttttcttgtattaaaaTTGCCAACCTATAAAAACTGTCTATCcagacaagagaaaaaaatctcagttttaaaataggtctcaaagcatttatttaggaacatattttattttaacgTTCCATGTTTAATGTTGAACtctccaaagggaaaaaaaaatatatatatatatagagagagagagagagaggaaaggataCTATATGTACTTATCTGATTAATCTGTGCAAAAGACACACAGGACACACAAAATCTGCACAAGATAATATTCTTTAGAGCATATTAAGTAAAATTTAATTGACAGATTCCATGCAAACTTACAAACACTATAAAAAGTTAAATCAAGAACTAGGTTGACAGCAGAAAGCAATTCCTAGAATTCTATTCTGGTGTACTACTCATTTATTAAGCACATTTATGCAGACCACTACATTTTTGATATTTCATAGTtctgcaaatttattttaaattagaatGCAGTACTCCTGCTCTAAGAGATAACTAAAATTAAACTTACCAAGCTGAATGTTTCTTATCCACACAgactgctttgtttcctttaaaattttctcaaaataaacGCCTGCAAATCCACTAGAAAAGCAAGCTATAAGAACTGCCATCAGGCCTACAAACTGAGATCCTGCTGAATGCTCCTTAGCAGCTGTTGCTTGAGAGTCTGAAGGCCACTGGATGTAAAAACAGTTATTCAAACTTACTGTTAAAATCAAGTTATGAGCATCTGTAGAatgcaagatatttttttaagcaacaaTAATAATTACTAAATGCAGACAGTCACATGCTAACAACCTTTTGTATTTTGCATCACAAATCCTTCTAAAGAACTGCAAAGGCATAACTTTTCTTACTACGTGCTTGTAAGGAGCATAGTTGTGCCTCATCTGGGAGAAAATCCATCATCTTAAACAGGCCTAGGATTTTACCTGCCATGTTGCATAAGACAGCACTGACCCTGAATTCCAGCACTACTCATCCTGGTCATTCACTATCACTGACTTTTGCCACCTGCCAGTTGGTTACCTCTTCTATACACAAGTGTAAGTCAGGACACCACTTAGCCCAGATATGATAAACTATCGTAGTTACATGTGTCTGTTCATGATTTTGAATACAACTAAAACAAGCTAAACATTGTGAAGTATCTAATGCTAAGAGAATAAAACGTAGTGCAACAGAAAAAACATACCGAAGAGTCTGTTAATTTCTGTCAGGATGTTTTGCTCTTATTTTAGTgattaaattgaaaaaaatccataaaatttaatgcttagtttttcttttcatctttaagATTTACAATAAAAAATTCTAGAATACCCTAAAATCTGCAAAAAACTCTTAGTCTCTTATCCCACAGTCCCTCTAAAAACTACAAATTCCTATATCTCCCATCATTTAGAAAAGATTTTGCTCTTGAAAAAATTTAAGTCAATTTGTCATGCTGAAACCATACATCATAAGGTGAGCAGCAGGACTGTGCTGTCAGAGAAGATCTGTGAATCCAAACTACTAATGTCAGAAGTGCACTAGATATACTTTTATAGCTGCTATTTGCAGGCCAATCCAGAGGCACGAGAACTCAAGAAGAGctgttattttttgcttttgaacCATTTTTGGTGTCCTCCAGCCATGGCCAGTTGTGGTTTGTAGCTTCTGGCTGTGCTCCAGTACCGGTGTGCAGCTGCTACAACCAGGAAGCTGCACAATCAGGAAGCTGTACAATCAGTATAGAAATGCACGTTCCTTGAGTAAACACATTGCATTTATTTACCTGCACAAATGCCACTCCTGTCATTAAAATTACCAACGACAGCCACTGGTATATACCCAATTTCTTGCTTAACATGGACACAGAAAATAGTGCTGTGGTAAGAATTTTCAGTTGATATGTAACCTAAAAGAACCAGAAACACTTATTACCACATAATTCATGTTTGGGTTTTGAAACTTACAGAGCAATCCAGATGTACGGTACCTGGTATGTGGCTGCATCTAGGTTTGACAATGCTACGTAGAGCAAATTATTCTGAAGAGTGTAAATTCCTGAAGGAATGGCAAGTTTAAGAGTTTCCATGGGCTTATTAAGAATTTCATCATGTAGCACTCTGTTCAGGGTCCGTAAATTGCACTCTAccaaagaaacacagaaatagaTTTGTAGACtaaatggagaaaggaaaaaaataaagagcaaagtTCTGTTCTTCAAGACTAATAGTTTCCCCCTTTTTATATCTATCACTGCTGTCACAAACCCAAAATACTACAGAATAATTGTCTTTCATAAACCTGAAAAATGTCTTGATGTAGCCTGAAATATCAGAACTAGAACAAGCTGCCTGGGGAAGTGGTTATGGAACTAAGCTTGCTGAGTTCAGTAAGCATCTGGACAACG of Meleagris gallopavo isolate NT-WF06-2002-E0010 breed Aviagen turkey brand Nicholas breeding stock chromosome 10, Turkey_5.1, whole genome shotgun sequence contains these proteins:
- the SLC35A3 gene encoding UDP-N-acetylglucosamine transporter isoform X2; the encoded protein is MSTNLKYLSLGILVFQTTSLVLTMRYSRTLKEEGPRYLSSTAVVLAELLKILSCVLLVYKDSKCNLRTLNRVLHDEILNKPMETLKLAIPSGIYTLQNNLLYVALSNLDAATYQVTYQLKILTTALFSVSMLSKKLGIYQWLSLVILMTGVAFVQWPSDSQATAAKEHSAGSQFVGLMAVLIACFSSGFAGVYFEKILKETKQSVWIRNIQLGFFGSIFGLMGVYIYDGEQLSKNGFFQGYNKLTWIVVVLQALGGLVIAAVIKYADNILKGFATSLSIILSTLISYFWLQDFVPTSVFFFGAILVIAATFLYGYDPKPAGNPIKA
- the SLC35A3 gene encoding UDP-N-acetylglucosamine transporter isoform X1 translates to MSTKLKRKRKSREESNKEMSTNLKYLSLGILVFQTTSLVLTMRYSRTLKEEGPRYLSSTAVVLAELLKILSCVLLVYKDSKCNLRTLNRVLHDEILNKPMETLKLAIPSGIYTLQNNLLYVALSNLDAATYQVTYQLKILTTALFSVSMLSKKLGIYQWLSLVILMTGVAFVQWPSDSQATAAKEHSAGSQFVGLMAVLIACFSSGFAGVYFEKILKETKQSVWIRNIQLGFFGSIFGLMGVYIYDGEQLSKNGFFQGYNKLTWIVVVLQALGGLVIAAVIKYADNILKGFATSLSIILSTLISYFWLQDFVPTSVFFFGAILVIAATFLYGYDPKPAGNPIKA